GCCGACGATGATCCAGTCGATGGGGGACGTCTCGACGCGCGCGAGGTAGTCGCGCCGCGCGTCGGCGGGCACCGCGACGAAGACGAGCGCCGCGGCCAGTACCGGCACCGCGGCGAACACCGCGGGGAGCACCTGATGAATCCAGAACCGGCGCACGGAACCTCCCTGCGTTGGCGAACGGCCGGGGGCGGCCGGTCCGTGAGTGGTGGGCCGTTATTCGGGCGTCGGTTCCACCGACGGCCCGGCTCCGAGTCTCTTGTCGCGGGCCGCGCCCCTGGTAACGAGCCGCGACCGCAAGGGAGCGGGAGGCACAACTGGTTCTTCGCGGTCGCGATTCAATCTGGGAGCCGCAGTCCCCGCTCCCTCGCGGTCGCGGCTCGTTCAACACGTTATCGCAATCACGAAACCGGGTCGGCTTCCCCCCGGCCTATTTCGTTTCAGACAACCACTGCGGCATCTCGCGGAGCTTCCCGTCGCGCCCCACGCACGCGAGCGTCGTCGCGCCCTCGGTAATGAGCGCGCCGTCGCGGAACACCTCGTACTTGTGCTCCAGCCGGACGGCGGAGGTGCGCGTCACGGTGGTGCGGATCGTCAGCACGTCGTCGTAGTGCGCAGGGCTCTTGAACTTCACCTCGGCCTTCGCGACGACCAGGAAGTACCCCTGGTCCTCCAGTTCCTTATACGATGCGTGCCGCCCGCGGAGCAACTCCGTTCGGGCCTGCTCGAAGTACACCAGGTAGTTCGCGTGGTGGAGCAGGCCCATTCGGTCCGTCTCGGCGTACCGCACGCGGATCTGGATCTCGCCGGTTAGCATCGTGCTCCCTCCGCGCTGCGCGATCGGCGCAAACACGTCTTTCTCGCGACACCGATCTTGAACCGCGCTATTTGATGAACCCGACGCGGTTCTTCCCCGCCTTGAAGCGAACGGGCGGCCAGCCGAGCTTCCAGTCGAAGGCCACGGGGTAGAACACGAACACGGCCTTGCCGAGCATCAGCCGGTCCGGGACGACGCCCCACTCGCGGCTGTCGGAGCTGTGGGCGCTGTTGTCGCCCATGCAGAAGTAGTGCCCGGGCTGCACGTAGAAGATGTCCGCTTCGTTGAAGTCGGCCGGGAGGGACTGCGTCCCGGGGGGCGACCACGTGTAGTAAATGTCGCGGTGGAGCGCGATGTGGCGGATCGCGGTCACTTGGCCCCGCGCCCCGATGTTTGCCGGGGCGTCGATGTCGTTGGCGCGGACCCACCCCTCTTTGTGGGTGTCGTCGCGGTCGTACTCCGTGTCTTTCAGTTGGGTCGGTTCGTAGTCGGCCTCGGGGCCGAAGTCGATCCGCTTCCCGTCCACCCACACCCACAACCGGGCGTCCACGTTCGCGAACCGGACCTTGTAGGTACCCGTGCTCACCTTACACGGCTTGCTGCCCAACTCGCCCGCTCTCGGCCCGGACCGGGTGAGCACCACCTTCCCGCCGCCGAACGTCGCCCGGAACCGGTCCGCGCCCTTCGACAGCTCGAGGGCGACTTCGGCCCCGGCCTGGAGTTCGACCTCGCACTCCAGGCTCAGATCGCCGACCCACGACTGCTCGTGGGCGCCGCTCGAGCGCCCGATGTTGTACCCGAGGAAGTTGTCGACGTAAGTCGCTTTCTGCTCGGCCAGCACCTTCGGGTCGGTCGCGGGGGTGTCGTCGATCTTGTTGGCGGGGGCCGTCTTCCACAGCGCCGACAGGTGCTGGTACCGAATCCAGTCGAGCGCGTCCCCGGTATGGCCGAACGCCCGGGGCGAGCGCGGGTCGTCCGCGCGCCACTGGGCCGCGCCTTCGGGGGCGGCTTGCCACCGGGACTTCACCGGTCCGCCTAACTCGGTCGGTTGTTTGTCGTTGTCCCAGACGATGCGGAGGTCGGCGAGCATCTGCTCTTCGCCCTTGCGCACGATTTGGAACCCGCCCGGCACGGCGCCCGTGAACCCGGCGGCGCGGGACGCGGCGAACAGTGATGTCGCCTTCGTGCTGTTCCGGTAGCGGTACTCGGGCTTCCACAAATCGACCGGGTCGTCCGGTCGGGCGAACGCGGGGTCGTCGTCCGGGTACGTGAGCGAGGACGTCACGAACAGGTCGCCGCGGTGAACGGCGAGCGTCTCGCCGCCGAAGCCCATTGCCCGTTTGATGTAGTTCTGGGCCGTCTGCTGCGTTTGCGGAGCCTGTGGGTACTTGAACACGACCACGTCGCCGCGCCGCGGGGAGCGAATGTGGTACAGCGGCTTGAGCACGAGCACGCGGTCGCCGCTGTTGTTATCGGGGCGCGGGTTGAGGTCGGAAATCAGCCCGTAGTGCCGGCAGTTCGGGCACACGTACCGGGTGAGCGGGACGATCTCTTTCTTCCCGTTCGGGTTGTTCTGCGGCGCGACCCCCTCGACCTCGTCGTGCGAGTTGATCGGGAATGCGTGCCCGCACTTCGGGCAGGTGATGACCTTCTGGTAGCCGTAGAGCGTTTCCGCCATCGATCCCGTGGGGATGACGAACGCTTCCGTGACGAACAGCTTCAGTAGGAGCACCAGGACCACGACGAACACGACCGTCTCCACGACCTCGCGGGCCGGGTCGCGCGGCAACTTCTTCTTGTCGTCGGTCGCGTGCTGGGCGGAAGCGCTGGACATTCGGACCTCACTTCGGGCAGCGTCCGGGCGGGAGCCGGCGATACTGAGTGTTCGCCCGGTCCGAACCGAAATTCTATGGCGACGGCCGGCGGAACCGCTATTGATCCCACCGGTTCGAGTTCAGTGACGAGAACCAATCTGGTCGGTCGGCCCGTAGCGCGGGTCAGTGCAGCCACCGCAGGCGGGACCAGTCGAGCGTTTGGAAGACGCGCTCGCGCCCGCCGACCGACACCCGGCCGAGCCGGAGCGGTTGGTGAATGAGGAATGGTTTACCGATGAAGGCGCTTTCCGGCACGCCCGGGGTCGGCCATTTCCGGCTGTCCTCGGAGTTCCCGCTGTTGTCCCCGAGGACGTAGTATTCGTGCGGGCCGAGCACCGCCGGGTGCCGGGTGCCGTGCTCGCCGTAGTCCGACATGTAGTGGATGTCGCGGTACAGTTTGATGTCGCGGACCACGACGCGGCACCCGCGGGCGCCGAAGCGCACCGGGCGGGACACGTCCCCGCGCTTGGGCGCCGGTTCCAGGTCCGCGGGCGGCACGACCACGCGGCCGTCCAGTGCGAGGGTCGCCCGGCGGTCCACGAAGGCGAACTCGAGGTGGTACTTCCGCCCTTTTTCGAGCGCAACCCCGCTCACGTTCCCCAACCCGCCGTGGTACTCGTGAACGAGCACCGCGCGCCCCGTCGCTTTCGGCCCCACGGCGATTTCGGCCGTAACTCCATCGGCGCCGTCGGCGAGCCGGCACTCGAAGCTGGCCTCGCCCGCGCTCCCCACCGTGGCAGTTACTTCGACTTCGCACGTCACGTAGAAGTCGTGTGCGGCGGGGAGATCGTTGGGCCGGCGGGGTGTACCGTCGTAGGCGTTCCACACGCGAACCGGGTTCTCACGGCGCTCGTCGAGGTGCCAGTGCCGGTACCACGCCGTGAGCGTCGATTGCGGCGCATCAGACGCATCCAGCACGAGCGCGTAGTTTTCGATCACCGGGGGCGTGGTCGGGTCCGGCCCCGTGCCCATTGGCAAGCGCGGGTCGCCGGAGCTGACGAGCCAGCGGCTCCCCCAACCGCCGGGGTTCGGGGCGAAGTTCATGTCGAAGACCGGCACCACCGTTTCGCGCACCTCGGCGAGCCCCTTTCGGGCGATTTCGCCGTGAGCGGATGTGTCGCCCGCGCGCTTCAAGTACACGTCGCCGTCCCGGATGAGGATCGTTTCGCCGGGCAGCCCGATGAGGCGCTTCACATACGGTTTCCCGAACTCCGTCGGGTTCGGGTTCGGGCACCGGAACACGACCATTTCCCACCGGCGCGGCGCGCGCAGGTCGTAGATGTTCTTGTCCACGAGGAGCCGGTCGCCGCTGAGGTCGCGTGCGTCCACCAGTGACACGTCGCGGTCGCAGTTCGGGCAGGTCACTTTCCTGAAGTGCTCGGTGGCGCTCCCCGTACCGGGGCGCCCGACGCGGACCGTGTACCCGCACCGCGGGCACAGCCCGTCGCGGTGGTGGCCGCTGAGCGCGGGGGCCATGCTGCCGGTCGGCACGCCGAACGGTTCCACCGCGATCGTGCGCAACACGAGAAACAGACCGACGAACCCCGCCACCACGACGATCAGCGCGCGGAAGGGGCTCGTGTTTCGTGCGGTGTGAGCGGTTTTTGGGGGCTGAGTGACGGGGGCGACTTCGGGCGCGCCGGCAGCGGGGACCGGGACCTCTGCGGCGGTGACTTCACTCACCGGCGCGGGTTCTTCCGGCGGAAGGTCCATCGCGACGGGTAGCGGGGTGTCGGTGTGATCCATGTCGCGTCTTGGCGGTAACCGCACACCGAGAGGACGGTCGTAGTTGGTTTCCTGCCCCGAGCGGGCCTCATTTCAAAGACCGGCACCAAATCAAAGCACCCGCGTAGCGACCTGTGTTCTTGCCCTCTCCCCTTGCGGGAGAGGGTGGCGAGGCTTTGCGAGCCGGGTGAGGGGTTGCTTCCACGCACAAGGGGCTTACCCCTCACCCCGCCGCGAAGCGCGGCGACCCTCTCCCGCAAGGGGAGAGGGCAAAGCGAAACAAGGCTCTGGTCATAACGATCGGCCCCAGCAACTTCGGGGATCACTCTTCCGATTCGAGCACCGCCAGGAACGCTTCCTGCGGTACTTCCACTTGCCCGATCTGCTTCATGCGCTTCTTGCCCTCGGCCTGCTTCGCCCAGAGCTTGCGCTTCCGCGTGATGTCGCCGCCGTAGCACTTCGCGGTCACGTTCTTGCGCATCGCGGCAATATTCTCGCGTGCGACCACCCGCGCGCCGATCGCGGCCTGGAGCGAGACTTCAAAGAGGTGCCGGTCGATCTCCTCGCGCAGCTTCTTGAGAATGAGCCGCCCGCGGCGCTCGGCGCTCGTCCGGTGGACGATGACCGAGAGCGCGTCCACCTTCTGCCCGTGAACGAGGATGTCCATCTTCACGAGGTCCGCGGACTTGAAGCCCAGGATCTCGTAGTCCATCGTGCCGTACCCGTGGGTGACGGACTTCAACTTGTCGTACAGGTCGTAAATGACTTCCGCGAGCGGCATTTCGTACACGAGGATGACGCGCTGCTGGCTCAGGTATTCGGTGCGGACGAACGTTCCGCGGCGCTCCGTACACATGCCCATCAGGGTGCCGATGTTCCCCGCCGGGATCAGGAAGCTGATGCGGACGATGGGCTCGCGGAACTCGTCGATCAGACCCGCGTCGGGGACCTCCTGCGGCCCGTGGACCGTGACGATCTCGCCGTCGCGCTTCTTGATCTCGAACGATACGTTCGGCGCGGTCTGGACGAGGTTCAAGTTGCTGTCCTGCTCCAGACGCTGCTGGATGATCTCGCGGTGGAGCATCCCGAGGAACCCGCAGCGGAACCCGAACCCCAGCCCGTCGGACACTTCCGGCTGGAACGTGAACGAGCTGTCATTCAACTTCAGCTTGCCGAGCGCTTCTCGCAGGTCTTCAAACTCGTTGTTGTTGACCGGGAACAGCCCGGAGTACACCATCGGCTTCGGCTCTTTGTACCCCGCGAGCGGTTCGGCCGTCGGGTTCGCGGCGTCGGTCACCGTGTCGCCGATGTTCACGTTCTCGATGTTCTTAATGTTGGCCGTGAAGAACCCGACCTGCCCCGCGGAGAGCTCGTCGCACTTCTGCATTTCGGGCCGGAACTGGCCCATCTCGGTAATGACGTACTCGCGCCCCGTGCGCATCAGCTTGACGCGCTGGCCCGGCTTGAGCAGCCCGTCCATCATGCGGATGTAGACGACGACGCCCTTGTAGGTGTCGAAGTGGCTGTTGTAAATGAGCGCCTTCACGGGCGCGGTCGGGTCGCCGGGTGGCGGGGGGACGCGCTCCACGATCGCCGCGAGCATGTCCTCGATTCCGATCCCGGCCTTCCCGCTGACGCGGAGCACGTCCTCCGGGTCGACCATCAGCGCCTGTTCCATCTCGCCGATGACGAAGTCCGGGCGCGCGTGCGGCAGGTCGATCTTGTTCAGCGTGGGGAGAATTTTGAGCCCGCCGTCCATCGCGAGGAAGGCGTTCGCCACCGTTTGGGCCTGCACCCCCTGGAACGCATCGACGAGGAGGATCGCGCCCTCGCACGCGGCGAGGCTGCGGCTCACTTCGTAGTTGAAGTCGACGTGGCCGGGCGTGTCGATCAGGTTCAGCTCGTAGCGCGTGCCGTTCAGCGTGTAGTAAACCGTGACCGGGTGCATGCGGATGGTGATGCCGCGCGAGCGCTCCAGGTCCATGCTGTCGAGGGTCTGCGCCTTGATGTCGCGCTCGGAGATGGTGCCGGTTTTCAGTAGGAACTGGTCGGCCAGCGTGCTCTTGCCGTGGTCGATGTGTGCGATGATGCAGAAATTGCGGATGATCGCGGTCGGCGTCGGCATTCTGCAGTGCTCACGGGGAAAGCGGTCGGTCGGGCTCGTCCCGGCCGCCCGATCAATCCCCCATATCCTAGCACTACCGACCGGCGCTGAATAGTCCGCGTACCCGGCACCGGCCGCGCTATTATTCCTTATCCCTTCCTCCCGGAGCACCCGACCATGCGAACGCTCGGTACCGCGGTTCTGCTGGCACTTGCGGTTGGGGCGGGGTGCAAGCCCCGCCCCAACCTGCCCCAACCGGCCGCCGCGATCCCGGTCTCGGTGACCGATGCGGACCACAACGCGCTCGCCGCTGCCCTCAAGGAGCGCAAGGGAAAGGTGGTCCTGATGGACTTCTGGGCGACGTGGTGCCCGCCGTGTGTGAAGACGTTCCCGGAGTTCGTGGACCTTCACAAGAAGTACGCGGACCGCGGCCTGGTTTGTCTGAGCGTCAGTATGGACAAAACGTGGGAGCGGAAAAAAGGGAGCTACGACAAGGACCGAGTGCTGAAGTTCCTCGAAGAGAAGAGTGCGACGTTCCCGAATTTCATCGCCACCGAACGCGACGACGAACTGTACGGCCGGCTCTTCGGGCTCGAACACTCGATCCCGTTCCAGGTGCTCTTCGGGAAGGACGGGACGCGGGTATGGACCAGGGAAGAGAAGGAGCTGACCGAAGCGGAACTGAACAAACTCATTGAATCCGAACTGGCGAAGTGACCGATCGAGTCTTTTTCAACGGGAGTTACTCGTGCGCCGAATCATGATTCTCGCGGGTGTGGTGGCGGCCGGCGGGCTCGGTGCGGCCCTGGGTCGCGCGGCCGACGAGCCGGGAAAGGCCGTTACGGTGGCCGAGGTGAAATTCGACGCGCTCGATAAGGCCGTCGCCGACCAGAAAAAGAAGGTCGTTCTGGTGGATTTTTGGGCGACGTGGTGCGGGCCGTGCGTGAAGAGCTTCCCGCACTTCGTGGCCACGCAGAAGAAGTACGCGGACAAGGGGCTCGTCTGCGTGAGCGTGAGCCTGGACCCGAAGGGGAAGGAAGACAAGTACGACAAGGACTCGGTCCTCAAGTTCCTGAAGGACAAGGGCGCGGCGTTCCCGAACTTCGTCCTGCTCGGGTTCCGGGACGACGAGGACAAGGTCACGAAGCGGTTCGGGCTCGACGGGGGCATCCCGTTCAAGGCGCTCTTCGGTAAGGACGGGAAGCGGGTGTGGACCAGCGAAGAGAAAGAACTGACGGACGAGGAACTCGACAAGCTCATCGAGACCGAACTGGCGAAGTGACGCGGTCAGAAAAACGCGAGCGGCCGGTTCCCTCGGAGGTGGAACCGGCCGCTCGTGTTTCGGGAGTACGGACCCCGCATCAGCTACCGGCCGGCGGTGCGATCGAGGAGCCGACGAAGGAGAAGGTGCTGTTAGCGTTGGAGCCGAGGGTGGTGATGGCGGCGATGCACACCACGACGATGAGGGCCAACATCACCGCGTACTCAACGGCCGTCGGGCCGTCTTCGGCCTTCAGGAACGACACCACGTTCTTGGTCAAGCTGCGCATCAAACACTCCTGGATTTAGGGTCGGGAACTCGCCCCGACCGTGCTTGGTCGGGTGAGCGAGAACACCAACTACCTAGTTCACGCGGAGAATCGGTGCAAACGTGCGGGCCGTTTTTTCCCGCGCAATCCCGCCCGTTCGCGCTTCCCGGAAAACTCGCACCCGTTCTCGTGGCCGGCGCGATCCCAATCCGGATAACAGAGAGAATCGGGTTGCACAATCGAAATCCGTTCGCCAGAAGCGCGCGGTTATGAGGGGTCTCTCCATGTCCGACGGATCGACACGCACCAGTCTCACCACCACGGGCGGCTCCGGCCGCGCGCCGAACCGGGCCATGCTCCGGGCGGTCGGGTTCACCGACGAGGACTTCGACAAGCCGGTCGTGGGCATCGCGTCCCTGTTCAGTGACATCACGCCCTGTAACGCGCACCTGGACCGGCTCGCGGCGAAGGGGCGCGAGGGCGTGCGCGCGGGCGGCGGCGTCCCGCAGACGTTCGGCGCCCCCACCGTCTCCGACGGCATCAGTATGGGCCACAAAGGGATGCGGTACTCGCTCGTGTCGCGCGAGGTGATCGCCGACGCGCTCGAGACGGTCGCGGGCGCGATGAACCACGACGGGCTGGTCGCGTTCGGCGGGTGCGACAAGAACATGCCCGGGTGCGTGATGGCGATGGCCCGGCTCAACATCCCGAGCGTGTTCGTCTACGGCGGGAGCATCATGCCCGGCGTCGGGCCGACCGGCGAGGACGTGGACATCGTGTCCATCTTCGAGGCCGTCGGGAAGTTCCAGGCCGGCACGATCGACGAGAAGACGCTCCACAAGGTGGAGTGCGCGAGCTGCCCCGGGCACGGCTCCTGCGGCGGCATGTACACCGCCAACACGATGTCCAGCGCGATCGAGGCGATGGGGCTCGCGCTGCCTTACGGTGCGAGTAACCCGGCCGTGGGCGCCGCGAAAGAGCGCGAAGCGTTCCTCGCGGGCAAGGCGGTGATGCGCTGCATCGAGAAGAACATCCGGCCCCGGGACGTCATCACGCGCAAGAGCCTGGAGAACGCCTACACCTTCGTTCTCGCGCTCGGCGGCAGCACGAACGCGGTGCTGCACCTGATGGCGATCGCGCGCGAGGCCGGGGTGCCCTGGACCCTCGACGACTTCGACCGGCTCGGCGCGAAAGTTCCGCACCTCGCGGACCTGAAGCCGGGCGGCAAGTACGTGATGTTCGACCTCTACCGCGTCGGCGGCACCCCGGCCGTTTTGAAGGCGCTGCTCGACAAGGGGTACTTGCACGGCGACTGCATCACGGTGACGGGGAACACGCTCGCGGAGAACCTCGCGGACGTGCCGAGCGTGTTCGCGAAGCCGCAAAAGGTGGTGCGCCCGTTCGAGGAGCCGCTCTTCAGCCACGGCATTCACGTGATCCTGAAGGGCAACCTCGCCCCGGAAGGCGCCGTGGCGAAGGTCGCGGGGCTGAAGCAGCGCTCGATCACCGGCCCCGCCAAAGTCTTCGACGGCGAGGAGGCGTGCTTCGAGGCGATCAAGGCACGGAAGATCGTGGCCGGCGACGTTGTCGTCATTCGGGGCGAGGGGCCGGTGGGCGGACCCGGGATGCGCGAGATGCTGAGCATCACCGGCGCGCTGATGGGTCAGGGCCTGGGCGAAAGCGTGGGCCTCATCACCGACGGCCGGTTCAGCGGCGGTACGCACGGGCTCGTTGTGGGCCACGTCGCCCCGGAAGCGTGGACCGGCGGTCCGATCGCGCTCGTGCAGCCCGGCGACTCGATCACCATCGACGGCGACGCGAAACTCCTCACGCTGAACGTCCCGGACGCGGAACTTCAGGCGCGTAAGGGCAAGTGGACGGCGCCGGCCCTCCGCGTCGAGCGCGGCGTGCTCGCGAAGTACGCCCGGCTCGTGAAGTCCGCGAGCGAAGGCGCTGTGACGAGCTGAGGTGACGAACTGAGGTGATGAGCTCGATGATCCGCGCGATCGAAATGCACGAGTACGACGAGAAAAATCGACTCGTCTCCTCAACGATTCCGAACCCGTCGTGGGAGCGATTCCTTGACGGGTTCGACACGACCCAGAGGCGCGAGCGCGCGTTCGCCGGGATCACGGTTACGGCCCAAGACGGCTCGTTCCTGCTGATTGATGGCTCCGACGGGCTGTTCTTTGCGCTCTACGAGCGGGCCGATGGGTTCCAGTTCCAATCGCTCGCCAACCCGCTCCAATTGGACGAGGAAGTGACCATCATCTGCGGGGGCGTCGCCACGACGCTTCCGCGCGCCTACCTTCTCGAAGAGGCGGCCGCGCTCCGCGTGGTTTGGGACTTCTGGCAGGGGCAATTAGACACAACGGTCGGCTGGGAGCCGTTGTAGGCATCTACTGTCACAGCGATTTCGTGGTTGATCTGTTCCCGAGCCCCCAAAGACGCCCGTGATCGTTCGCGCGGCTCTTGGCGTGTGCGTGTTGGACCGGCGCGAATCTGGTAGAGTGCAGGTTGGAGGACGTGCGATGGTAAACTCAACTGTCTCTGGTTGGGAAAGGGTGGCCCTCGCCGCGGCGCAAGTACGGGACCGGTTGCGGCGTGCGGTGGCCGCACTCGATGGGGCAAATGTGTCCTAAGCCGTGATCGGCGGGAACGCGGTGGCCGAATGGGTCGGTCGCGTCGATCAGGTGGCAGTGCGCAATACGCGGGACGTGGACATTCTTCTCCGGCGCGCGGATTTTGACGCGGCGATAATCGCAATGGAAGCCACCGGGTTCGTGTACCGACGCCCATCCAGCATCGACATGTTTCTCGACGGCCCCGATGCGAAGGCACGCGAGAGCTCCGCTGACCGGACCGGGGAGGACAACGCGAGAGGGCGCAATCCGAAGCCAATTACAGCCCAAGTTTGCATCTGCTGACAGAGGCCGGCTACAGAAAATACGGCAATTCGCACGATCCGGTATCAGGAGCGGAAACGCATAGATTGTTAGCGAATGTTAGCCGCAAGCACGGCGTGCCGTGCGGGACAAAAAGGTCAATCGGCTTGAAATCTCGGGAATTGGCGAAATGCCACGAACTTCGCCTGCCCTCGCAACGCCCGGGGGCAAAATTGTTAGCAAATGTTACCCATGCTAGTAGAGATGATAGTATTTGGATTGGGAACGTATTTCGATGATAATTTCGGTTGATTGCGAATGGGCTAATTTGTTTAAGTGTGTCGTGGTGCGGTGATTATTTTTTCGTTAGCGTCTTCAGTACCTTCTCGATTTCCGTCACGTCCGCGGGTTTAACGAGGTGGTAGTCGAAGCCCGCGTCCCGGGTGCGGCGCCGGTCCTCTTCTTGCCCCCAGCCAGTCAGCGCGACCAGGGTGACGGCGCGCAGTTCCGTGCTTCCGCGGACGCGGCGCGCGACCTCGTACCCGTTCATCCCGGGCAAGCCGATGTCGAGCACGATCAGGTCCGGGCGGAACGTTTCGAGTACGCGCAGGGCTTCGGGGCCGTCGTGGGCCATCCGCACCTCGTGGCCCTTCACTTCCAGTAATAGCGCCAGGCTGTCGGCCGCGTCCCGGTTGTCGTCCACGACCAAGATGTTCAACTTCGGTGCGCCCGCGGACGGTTCAGCGGTTCCCGGGGGATGTGTGCTCGCTGTGCCCGCTTCGACAGCGAGCGGGATGCGAACCGTGAACGTGCTCCCGCGGTTCGGGCCGGGGCTCTCGGCCGACACCGTGCCGCCGTGCAACTCGACCAGGCGCCGAACCAGTGTGAGGCCGATTCCGAGCCCGCCCTGAGACCGATCCAGGGAACTCCCGACCTGCGTGAACATCTCGAAGATTTTGGGCAGCATCTCGGTTGGAATGCCCAGCCCGTTATCGGTGACGCGGACGACCGCGTCCGCACCCCGCGGCTCCGCGGACAGTTCGATGCGCCCGCCCGGTGGGGTGTACTTTGCGGCGTTGTTCAGCAGGTTCGCCAGCACCTGCACCAGTCGGGTGCGGTCCGCGTCCACGAATAGTGGGTCCGCCGGCACGCACACTACGAGTTCGTGTTTTCCGGTCTCGATCATCTGGCGGGACGTTTCCACCGCGGCCTCGGCGAGCGCGCGGACCCCGACCCGTTCCTTCCGCAGAATCACCTTCCCGCGCGACACGCGCGACACGTCCATCAGGTCGTCGACCAGGTGGACCATCTGCCCGATCTGGCGGTCCATCATGGCCAGGGTGCGCTCGGCCGGGTCGCCGGGCGGGCGCCCGATGCGGAGGATCTGGAGCCCGTTTCGGATCGGCGCGAGCGGGTTCCGCAACTCGTGTGCGAGGGTCGCGAGGAACTCGTCCTTCCGCCGGTCCTGTTCCTGGAGGGTCCGGTACAGGATCGTGTTCTCGATCGCCACCGCGATCCGGGCGGCCAGGTCCTGGGCCACCACCAGTTCCGCGGGGCCGTAGCGCCGGGCCGCCGAGGTGCTGAGGAAGGTGACGCCCCCGATGGTCCGCCCGCGGGACGCGAGGGGAATGGCCAGGTACGACTTGATGCCCCAGCCCCGGAGCCGGGCGATCCGGTCCGGTCCCAGTGGGGCCGCGCGCGGGTCGAGCGCGTCGAGGTCCGGCACCACGTCGGGCGCGCCGGTGCGCAGGACGTGCGGGATGCCGTCGGGCGCGTTCGGGTCGGGGCCGAGCGCCGGGTCCACGGGCCGCGGACCCGCGACGGCAAGCGCTTCGGGGTTCGATGAGAGGCGCCGGCGGTTCCCGGCATCGTCGACGAGGTCCACCACGCACCAATCGGCGAACCGCCCGACGGCCAGGTTCGCGATCCGCCGGAGCGTGCTCTCGTAATCGACGAGTTCGACCAGTTGCGAACTGGCGTCCGCCAGGAACCGCATCGACTCCTCGGCGCGCTTCCGGTCGGTGATGTCGTGGAACACCAGAACCGCCCCGGTCACCCCTCCCGCGCCGTCCCGGATCGGCGCGGCCGAGTCGTCGATCGGGCGCTCGGTCCCGTCCCGCGCGATCAGGATCGTGTGGTTCGCCAGCCCGACGACGACCCCTTCGGCCAGCGCCCGCCGCGCGGGGTTATCCACAGGGGCGCGGGTTGATTCGTTGACGATGCGAAACACTTCGTGCAGCGAGCGCCCGACCGCGTCCGCGGTGGGCCAGCCGGTGAGTTTTTCGGCGACCGGGTTGAGGAAGGTCACGTTCCCGGCGGTGTCGGTCGCAATGATCGCGTCCCCGACGCTGCCGAGAGTGGTACGGAACCACTCCCGCTGTTCGCGGACCAGAGCGGCGGCCGCGGCGCTCGCGCGCAAGCTCCGGGCGAGCAGCCACACGAACATCCCGAGCGCGACGAGCCCGAGGACCGCCCCCGCGATCCCGTAGTAGACGGTACGAGTATACGCTTCCGTGGTCTCGGTGTTCCGTGCGGCGAGCCGATCCCGCTCGTAGCCCTCCATCGCCGCGAGCGTCTCCAGTAGCGGGTCCACGAAACTCCGGTTCTCCCGACCGCGGGAGAACTCGAGGATGGCGCCGAGGCCCTTTTCGCGGCGCAGGGTCGTGACCGCGTCCAGACTGGCGATCCCGGATTCGATCTCCCGCACCGCGGATTCCGTGCGCTGGTTTTGGTCCGGGTCGCCTGCGGTCAAGGTTCGGAGCTGGGAGCCGCTGACGCGGAGTGCCGATATCGCTTCGTGGTACGGCGGCAACCGGTCCTCGCCCCCGGTGATGATGTACGCCCGCTGCGCGGCCTGGAGCTTGCGGGCGTCGGACCGAACGGCGGCGACCGCGTCGATCACTTCGTGG
The Gemmata palustris DNA segment above includes these coding regions:
- the ilvD gene encoding dihydroxy-acid dehydratase, whose protein sequence is MSDGSTRTSLTTTGGSGRAPNRAMLRAVGFTDEDFDKPVVGIASLFSDITPCNAHLDRLAAKGREGVRAGGGVPQTFGAPTVSDGISMGHKGMRYSLVSREVIADALETVAGAMNHDGLVAFGGCDKNMPGCVMAMARLNIPSVFVYGGSIMPGVGPTGEDVDIVSIFEAVGKFQAGTIDEKTLHKVECASCPGHGSCGGMYTANTMSSAIEAMGLALPYGASNPAVGAAKEREAFLAGKAVMRCIEKNIRPRDVITRKSLENAYTFVLALGGSTNAVLHLMAIAREAGVPWTLDDFDRLGAKVPHLADLKPGGKYVMFDLYRVGGTPAVLKALLDKGYLHGDCITVTGNTLAENLADVPSVFAKPQKVVRPFEEPLFSHGIHVILKGNLAPEGAVAKVAGLKQRSITGPAKVFDGEEACFEAIKARKIVAGDVVVIRGEGPVGGPGMREMLSITGALMGQGLGESVGLITDGRFSGGTHGLVVGHVAPEAWTGGPIALVQPGDSITIDGDAKLLTLNVPDAELQARKGKWTAPALRVERGVLAKYARLVKSASEGAVTS
- a CDS encoding TlpA family protein disulfide reductase is translated as MRRIMILAGVVAAGGLGAALGRAADEPGKAVTVAEVKFDALDKAVADQKKKVVLVDFWATWCGPCVKSFPHFVATQKKYADKGLVCVSVSLDPKGKEDKYDKDSVLKFLKDKGAAFPNFVLLGFRDDEDKVTKRFGLDGGIPFKALFGKDGKRVWTSEEKELTDEELDKLIETELAK
- a CDS encoding ATP-binding protein → MRQRFDRNTVIGLVVLAAMMVGVPVTTYFNARDLRNDAIDAAHSHEVIDAVAAVRSDARKLQAAQRAYIITGGEDRLPPYHEAISALRVSGSQLRTLTAGDPDQNQRTESAVREIESGIASLDAVTTLRREKGLGAILEFSRGRENRSFVDPLLETLAAMEGYERDRLAARNTETTEAYTRTVYYGIAGAVLGLVALGMFVWLLARSLRASAAAAALVREQREWFRTTLGSVGDAIIATDTAGNVTFLNPVAEKLTGWPTADAVGRSLHEVFRIVNESTRAPVDNPARRALAEGVVVGLANHTILIARDGTERPIDDSAAPIRDGAGGVTGAVLVFHDITDRKRAEESMRFLADASSQLVELVDYESTLRRIANLAVGRFADWCVVDLVDDAGNRRRLSSNPEALAVAGPRPVDPALGPDPNAPDGIPHVLRTGAPDVVPDLDALDPRAAPLGPDRIARLRGWGIKSYLAIPLASRGRTIGGVTFLSTSAARRYGPAELVVAQDLAARIAVAIENTILYRTLQEQDRRKDEFLATLAHELRNPLAPIRNGLQILRIGRPPGDPAERTLAMMDRQIGQMVHLVDDLMDVSRVSRGKVILRKERVGVRALAEAAVETSRQMIETGKHELVVCVPADPLFVDADRTRLVQVLANLLNNAAKYTPPGGRIELSAEPRGADAVVRVTDNGLGIPTEMLPKIFEMFTQVGSSLDRSQGGLGIGLTLVRRLVELHGGTVSAESPGPNRGSTFTVRIPLAVEAGTASTHPPGTAEPSAGAPKLNILVVDDNRDAADSLALLLEVKGHEVRMAHDGPEALRVLETFRPDLIVLDIGLPGMNGYEVARRVRGSTELRAVTLVALTGWGQEEDRRRTRDAGFDYHLVKPADVTEIEKVLKTLTKK
- a CDS encoding Flp family type IVb pilin; translated protein: MRSLTKNVVSFLKAEDGPTAVEYAVMLALIVVVCIAAITTLGSNANSTFSFVGSSIAPPAGS